In Cotesia glomerata isolate CgM1 linkage group LG3, MPM_Cglom_v2.3, whole genome shotgun sequence, one genomic interval encodes:
- the LOC123261126 gene encoding H/ACA ribonucleoprotein complex non-core subunit NAF1, whose amino-acid sequence MSKVQEDAEAVNINPKSNMSTLEKTNALSVIAASYDDDVDENEDQSTPNSEEQSKLISSEMVICDQEKTSENVEPVFLKEITVVDPEPELSIVKEQITLSDSQRQNYRTQDSDSSDSEDDSSSSDSSSSSSSSEAESENEDSDNEKVQSNKFRKKKGQEKGEFDDLPPIEDLQISVPEVLCDPLGEVGWVVEQMVVVTPKANKPTLNFDTILFVDKGKRVLGRVFDVFGPVTEPHYCVRFNNAQHIEESNIKVGMTVYYCPNTPYTTLVFMTDLLKMKASDDVGEDEHPEFSDDEEEKAYYASLKQKQRNNNNNKNNNNNNSNGNNNKSNGTNRSTPSSKRQKKNDGWKSQHPWNSSRKTDQRGQNYYWYQQAQNQSHFYSQPQPQQNMWAPYPSNAPGNPSYHYGYQNWYGYPQSEYSAHPSYQQNVDLTRQPGPSFAWQANSTFTPTPTNPTWPILPPPPPPPPPPCQPSQSPTSPGT is encoded by the exons atgagTAAAGTTCAGGAAGATGCGGAAGCTGTAAATATCAACCCAAAATCAAATATGTCAACTTTAGAAAAGACAAATGCACTGAGTGTTATTGCGGCTTCCTACGACGATGATGTTGATGAAAATGAGGACCAGAGTACTCCGAATAGTGAAGAACAGAGTAAATTAATAAGCAGTGAAATGGTAATTTGTGATCAAGAAAAAACTTCTGAAAATGTAGAGCCAGTTTTTCTCAAAGAAATTACAGTTGTTGATCCAGAGCCGGAGTTGTCTATCGTGAAGGAGCAAATAACACTATCTGATTCTCAGAGACAAAATTACCGAACTCAAGATTCGGACAGTTCTGACAGTGAAGACGATTCTAGTTCCAGTGATAGCAGCAGTAGTAGCAGTTCCTCCGAAGCTGAGTCCGAAAACGAGGACAGTGATAATGAGAAGGTACAATCCAACAAATTTAG GAAGAAAAAAGGGCAAGAAAAAGGAGAGTTTGATGATCTACCTCCAATCGAAGATTTGCAGATATCAGTTCCAGAAGTTCTCTGCGACCCTCTAGGCgaa gtCGGGTGGGTAGTAGAGCAAATGGTTGTAGTGACCCCAAAAGCCAATAAACCGACTCTTAATTTTGACACAATATTATTTGTGGACAAAGGTAAACGTGTCTTGGGGCGTGTGTTTGACGTATTTGGACCAGTGACCGAGCCTCATTACTGTGTTAGATTTAATAATGCTCAACATATTGAAGAGAGTAATATTAAAGTTGGTATGACAGTTTATTACTGTCCTAATACCCCCTATACAACTCTTGTATTTATGACTGACCTTCTCAA AATGAAAGCAAGTGATGACGTAGGCGAAGACGAGCATCCAGAGTTTTCAGATGATGAAGAAGAAAAGGCGTACTACGCTTCTCTTAAACAAAAACaaaggaataataataataataaaaataataataacaataatagtaatggcaacaataataaaagtaatggCACTAATAGAAGTACTCCGTCGTCGAAGCGTCAAAAGAAAAATGATGGATGGAAGTCTCAGCATCCTTGGAACAGCTCTAGAAAGACGGATCAGAGAGGACAGAATTATTATTGGTACCAGCAAGCGCAAAATCAAAGTCATTTTTACTCTCAGCCTCAGCCGCAACAAAATATGTGGGCGCCATACCCGAGTAATGCCCCTGGTAATCCTTCGTATCATTACGGATATCAAAATTGGTACGGGTATCCCCAATCCGAGTATTCAGCTCACCCGTCATATCAACAGAATGTCGATCTAACGCGACAGCCCGGACCTAGTTTCGCGTGGCAAGCTAACTCGACCTTTACACCCACGCCTACTAATCCAACCTGGCCCATACTACCGCCTCcacctcctcctcctcctcctccttgTCAACCTTCTCAATCTCCGACGTCTCCAGGTACGTAG
- the LOC123261128 gene encoding riboflavin kinase isoform X1, producing the protein MSNDPLLPYYAKGTIVKGFGRGSKALGIPTANFPEDVVAQLPEGFNTGIYYGWAALEGEIYKMVMSIGWNPFYQNEKKSMEVHLLHKFSNDLHGRELKIVITGFIRPETSFDSVEALIAAINNDIKIADQRLEDPKMIELKSTLLTNC; encoded by the exons ATGTCTAACGATCCCTTGCTTCCGTACTATGCCAAAGGAACAATTGTCAAAGGATTTGGCCGAGGCTCCAAAGCACTTGGAATACCTACAG CTAATTTTCCTGAAGATGTTGTTGCTCAGTTGCCGGAAGGATTTAATACCGGTATTTATTACGGTTGGGCGGCCCTTGAgggtgaaatatataaaatggtTATGAGCATAGGGTGGAATCCATTCTAtcagaatgaaaaaaaatcaatg gagGTTCATCTTCTTCATAAGTTTTCTAACGACTTACATGGTAGAGAGCTAAAAATTGTTATCACGGGATTTATACGACCAGAAACTAGCTTTGACTCTGTTG aagctTTAATCGCTGcgataaataatgatattaagaTTGCGGATCAACGATTGGAAGATCCCAAGATGATTGAATTAAAATCGACCCTTTTGACTAATTGTTAA
- the LOC123261128 gene encoding riboflavin kinase isoform X2, whose product MSNDPLLPYYAKGTIVKGFGRGSKALGIPTANFPEDVVAQLPEGFNTGIYYGWAALEGEIYKMVMSIGWNPFYQNEKKSMEVHLLHKFSNDLHGRELKIVITGFIRPETSFDSVGKSFNRCDK is encoded by the exons ATGTCTAACGATCCCTTGCTTCCGTACTATGCCAAAGGAACAATTGTCAAAGGATTTGGCCGAGGCTCCAAAGCACTTGGAATACCTACAG CTAATTTTCCTGAAGATGTTGTTGCTCAGTTGCCGGAAGGATTTAATACCGGTATTTATTACGGTTGGGCGGCCCTTGAgggtgaaatatataaaatggtTATGAGCATAGGGTGGAATCCATTCTAtcagaatgaaaaaaaatcaatg gagGTTCATCTTCTTCATAAGTTTTCTAACGACTTACATGGTAGAGAGCTAAAAATTGTTATCACGGGATTTATACGACCAGAAACTAGCTTTGACTCTGTTGGTAA aagctTTAATCGCTGcgataaataa
- the LOC123261127 gene encoding serine/threonine-protein kinase SIK2-like, giving the protein MESAGTQGKKQIRVGFYDIEGTIGKGNFAVVKLARHRITKTEVAIKIIDKTQLDSTNLEKVYREVEIMKQLEHPHIVKLYQVMETKNMIYMVCEYASKGEIFDYIARYGRMGESRARATFAQILSAVEYCHNTGVAHRDLKAENLLLDAHMNVKIADFGFSNRFVPGERLSTWCGSPPYAAPEVFRGKHYAGPEIDVWSLGVVLYVLVCGALPFDGSTLQSLRDRVLSGRFRIPYFMSTDCESLIRKMLVLEPTKRYTIPQIKRHRWLIGTTDSVCPIITTTPSALQEPNEQILRLMHSLGIDISRTKDSLKNNSYDHHAAIYFLLLERLKQHRSSSIPTNNSSGAWPVSRTKDDKFKSRARDDGRSGKRFSSTSSSTDEGCCSAEGDLEEGPSGDELREAQIKLQEHRLGLDQDISQRIDSQIVNRRLSDYQHHHFDNILDPIDPPSRATIFGAGSSSSDLFESSFDSGCPSDLTITGFTSSLPSCTPPPPKSPSPIAARLSRTGQGRRASDGGPRLLFGQQNNSAERPAKQRSIQDSGKARGHLDLVHLRPSSTSPSQQPFKIRADSSMHLQLMVQQRMLQQKRNMYHRHRGGVSPTPLSSADGKVSSSSSSSLARRSNVTGEHVPRQDSYKLAQRKQILPPLSQVQDDDTTDEFDREREREEERWTSLPSRLATDCQLAERTLLWSQQVGLSGGASYLPPGSVGAGFLWPVGSNPHATIFENTGDPME; this is encoded by the exons ATGGAATCAGCAGGGACACAAGGTAAAAAACAAATCCGCGTGGGTTTTTATGACATCGAGGGGACGATTGGTAAAGGTAATTTTGCAGTTGTCAAATTGGCTCGGCATCGAATCACCAAAACTgag GTAGCTATtaaaataatcgataaaaCACAACTGGACTCGACGAACTTGGAGAAAGTCTACCGCGAAGTGGAGATAATGAAGCAACTGGAGCACCCGCACATTGTTAAATTGTACCAAGTTATGGAAACTAAAAACATGATTTATATGGTGTGTGAGTACGCGAGCAAAGGAGAAATATTTGACTACATTGCTCGGTACGGCAGAATGGGAGAGTCTCGTGCACGTGCGACATTTGCGCAAATTTTATCCGCGGTTGAGTATTGCCACAATACCGGGGTGGCTCATCGTGATTTAAAAGcggaaaatttattacttgacGCTCACATGAACGTTAAAATAGCGGACTTTGGGTTCAGCAATCGATTTGTACCCGGTGAGAGACTTAGCACGTGGTGCGGAAGCCCTCCTTATGCCGCGCCGGAAGTCTTTCGCGGCAAACATTACGCTGGACCTGAAATTGACGTCTGG AGTTTGGGAGTCGTCTTGTATGTTTTGGTCTGCGGAGCGCTGCCCTTCGACGGATCGACGCTTCAATCTTTACGTGATCGTGTTCTGAGCGGGCGATTTAGGATTCCATATTTCATGAGTActg ATTGCGAAAGCCTAATACGCAAGATGTTAGTCTTGGAGCCAACAAAACGTTACACAATTCCACAAATAAAGAGGCATCGTTGGCTCATTGGCACTACTGATTCCGTCTGTCCAATCATCACCACGACACCATCAGCTCTGCAGGAGCCTAATGAACAAATATTGAGACTTATGCATAGTTTAGGAATTGATATATCTCGTACCAAAGAT tcaCTGAAAAACAACAGCTACGACCATCACGCTGCCATATACTTTTTGTTGCTCGAGAGACTGAAGCAACACCGTAGCAGCAGTATACCAACGAATAACAGCAGTGGTGCGTGGCCTGTGTCACGGACTAAAGACGATAAGTTTAAGTCAAG agCCAGAGATGACGGCAGAAGTGGCAAGAGATTCAGCTCAACGAGTTCATCGACCGATGAAGGGTGCTGCAGCGCTGAGGGCGATCTCGAAGAGGGTCCGAGCGGAGACGAGCTCAGAGAGGCTCAAATTAAACTCCAGGAGCACAGGCTGGGCTTGGATCAAGACATTAGCCAGAGAATTGACAGTCAGATCGTTAATCGCCGGCTGAGCGATTATCAACATCACCACTTTGACAATATCCTGGATCCTATTGATCCGCCGAGTCGGGCGACTATTTTTGGAGCGGGCAGCTCCTCCTCAGACTTGTTTGAGTCTAGTTTTGACTCGGGCTGTCCGTCTGATTTGACTATCACCGGATTTACAAGCAGTCTACCGTCTTGCACTCCGCCTCCGCCAAAAAGCCCCTCGCCGATTGCGGCAAGACTCTCTAGGACTGGTCAAGGAAGACGGGCGTCTGATGGTGGGCCCAGGCTGCTGTTTGGACAGCAGAATAACTCCGCGGAGAGACCTGCCAAGCAGCGAAGCATCCAAg attcaGGAAAAGCTCGAGGTCACCTAGACCTGGTGCACCTCCGGCCAAGCTCAACGTCTCCGAGCCAGCAGCCGTTTAAAATCCGTGCGGATTCGAGCATGCACTTGCAGCTGATGGTGCAGCAGCGAATGCTACAGCAAAAAAGGAACATGTACCACAGGCATCGCGGTGGCGTAAGTCCGACTCCATTGTCCTCCGCGGACGGCAAAGTGTCCTCATCCTCGTCGAGCTCACTGGCGAGGCGCAGCAACGTCACCGGGGAGCACGTGCCTCGACAAGACAGCTACAAGCTGGCCCAGCGCAAGCAAATTTTGCCTCCTTTGTCCCAAGTCCAGGATGACGATACCACTGATGAATTTGATCGCGAGCGAGAGCGCGAAGAAGAGCGATGGACTAGTTTACCCTCTAGACTTGCGACTGATTGCCAATTGGCTGAACGTACATTGCTTTGGAGTCAACAG GTGGGTTTAAGTGGAGGTGCGTCGTACCTACCTCCAGGAAGCGTCGGAGCAGGCTTTCTCTGGCCAGTCGGAAGCAATCCACATGCGACGATATTTGAAAATACTGGCGATCcaatggaataa
- the LOC123261139 gene encoding 39S ribosomal protein L41, mitochondrial produces the protein MSLPILTLTRGISTSSTLCGKRNIRKFLFYGKAGTRDFKERQRVKPHPLIPIAKRGVRDTGYEKDGLWIDVPEMIPELVVPDLKGFELQPYVSYRSTVEKQPKFTAELLFDLIYAEKIKQDFQAGKLDENGQPLEPSIEESLTPEEALAQSQKTGSDLFTHEAPPSFGWPIKNENEQEK, from the exons atgtcactaCCAATTCTAACACTCACTCGAGGTATATCCACCTCCAGCACCCTGTGTGGTAAAAGAAACATCAGGAAATTTTTGTTCTACGGAAAAGCTGGTACAAGAGATTTCAAGGAGAGACAACGAGTAAAACCTCATCCATTGATCCCTATAGCCA AACGAGGAGTCAGAGATACAGGGTATGAAAAAGACGGCCTTTGGATCGACGTCCCAGAAATGATCCCCGAGCTCGTTGTACCAGACCTCAAAGGCTTCGAGCTTCAACCCTACGTGTCTTACCGTTCGACAGTCGAGAAGCAGCCAAAGTTCACTGCAGAGTTGTTGTTCGACCTGATTTAcgcagaaaaaataaaacaagattTCCAGGCTGGAAAGCTGGACGAGAACGGGCAGCCCCTGGAGCCGAGCATTGAAGAGTCTCTGACTCCTGAAGAAGCTCTGGCGCAATCTCAAAAAACAGGAAGCGACTTGTTTACTCACGAAGCTCCTCCTTCGTTCGGGTGgccaataaaaaatgaaaatgaacaagaaaaatag
- the LOC123261132 gene encoding mannose-6-phosphate isomerase, producing the protein MELECAVQNYDWGKKGMASSVAQLIKSSSPELNIEQDKPYAELWMGTHVNGPSFIKGTKESLADYITKDSNSHVLGDKVKEVFGNTLPFLFKVLSIDKALSIQAHPAKAHAEDLHKLFPSVYKDPNHKPELAIALTPFQGLCGFRPVQEIRFHLKSIPELVALCDQTAIDDFFNCQGDAQIHLKKCFKSLLTFATTDGNSGIVTQQLINFLNRLSQMNNDNREKLNGNLFERLHQDFPGDIGCFGIYFFNYINLNPGEALYLGPNVPHAYLYGDCVECMACSDNVVRAGLTPKFKDVPTLIEMLSYESQSYNKFEPKKIDEFAEVFQPPIKDFAVTKIQIPGSKSYKFVPVNSASIVIIIQGSVKIFDKVYKRGSVLFTPANTELAVTNLEEEKALIFQAFANV; encoded by the exons ATGGAACTCGAGTGTGCAGTTCAAAATTACGATTGGGGCAAGAAGGGCATGGCAAGCAGCGTAGCTCAGCTGATTAAATCATCATCTCCGGAGCTGAATATTGAGCAAGACAAACCCTACGCTGAACTATGGATGGGAACCCACGTAAACGGCCCGTCATTCATCAAAGGAACCAAAGAATCACTAGCAGATTACATCACCAAAGACTCCAACAGTCACGTGCTAGGTGACAAAGTAAAAGAAGTATTCGGCAACACTTTGCCATTTTTATTCAAGGTCCTTTCGATCGACAAAGCGCTCTCCATCCAAGCACATCCAGCCAAAGCTCACGCAGAGGATCTCCATAAATTATTTCCCTCTGTCTACAAAGATCCCAATCACAAACCAGAGCTCGCCATTGCTTTGACACCCTTCCAAGGGCTCTGTGGTTTCCGTCCGGTACAGGAGATTAGGtttcatttaaaatcaatcCCCGAGCTGGTTGCGCTGTGCGATCAGACGGCgattgatgattttttcaacTGCCAAGGTGATGCTCAGATTCATTTGAAGAAATGTTTTAAAAGCTTGCTTACTTTTGCAACTACTGATGGAAATTCTGGTATTGTCACTCAGCAGTTGATCAATTTTCTTAACCGACTGTCTCAAATGA atAACGACAATAGAGAAAAATTGAATGGAAATCTCTTCGAAAGACTTCATCAAGATTTTCCAGGCGATATTGGGTGctttggaatttatttttttaattacataaatttgaATCCTGGAGAAGCGCTGTATCTTGGACCAAATGTTCCTCATGCTTACTTGTACGGCg ACTGCGTAGAGTGCATGGCGTGTTCGGACAATGTCGTTCGTGCTGGGCTTACTCCAAAATTCAAGGACGTGCCGACACTAATTGAAATGTTGTCATATGAAAGTCAGTCGTATAATAAatttgagccaaaaaaaatagatgaatTTGCGGAAGTTTTTCAGCCACCGATAAAAGATTTCGCAGtgacaaaaattcaaattcctggcagtaaaagttataaatttgtACCGGTCAATTCAGCTTCTATAGTGATAATTATCCAAGGATCTGTAAAGATATTTGACAAGGTTTATAAACGAGGATCAGTATTATTTACACCTGCCAATACTGAGCTAGCAGTGACTAATTTAGAGGAAGAAAAAGCCTTGATTTTTCAAGCTTTTGCTAATGTTTAA
- the LOC123261133 gene encoding general transcription factor IIF subunit 2: protein MSTGPNSSIHSEKDLDLSNVGRGVWLVKVPKYIANKWEKAPGTIEVGKLKITKVPGEKAEVTLGLSEAVLALKDPGEEDIPKQHKLDVSQVKHQTLGVFSHISPCTNSDAVVPEGDKLCMEGKIVQKLECRPYADNCYMKLKLSSIKKAAVPVRAIQQISKVVQNFKPVSDHKHNIEYAEKKKAEGKKMRDDKDAVLDMLFAAFEKHQYYNIKDLVKITRQPVVYLKEILSEVCSYNIKNPHRNMWELKPEYRHYKTDEKPADGVKEESEDSN, encoded by the exons atgtcgaCTGGACCAAACTCATCAATACACTCTGAAAAAGATTTAGATTTAAGTAATGTTGGACGAGGAGTGTGGTTAGTTAAAGTACCTAAGTACATTGCTAATAAATGGGAAAAGGCACCGGGTACTATTGAAGTTGGTaaacttaaaataacaaa agtaCCTGGAGAGAAAGCTGAAGTAACACTAGGATTATCAGAAGCCGTGTTAGCTCTGAAGGACCCTGGTGAAGAAGACATTCCCAAGCAGCACAAGTTAGATGTTAGTCAAGTAAAACATCAAACACTGGGTGTTTTTTCTCATATATCAC CTTGTACTAATTCTGACGCGGTAGTACCAGAAGGAGACAAATTATGTATGGAAGGTAAAATTGTACAGAAACTAGAATGTCGCCCTTACGCTGACAATTGTTATATGAAATTAAAGTTGTCGAGTATTAAGAAAGCGGCTGTTCCTGTGAGAGCTATACAGCAAATATCCAAAGTTGTACAAAACTTTAAGCCAGTTTCGGACCATAAACATAac attgaATATGCTGAAAAGAAGAAAGCTGAAGGTAAAAAAATGCGTGATGACAAAGACGCTGTACTGGACATGTTGTTCGCAGCATTTGAAAAGCATCAGTATTACAATATTAAagatttagtaaaaataactCGCCAGCCTGtc GTATACTTAAAAGAAATTCTCAGCGAAGTCTGTagttacaatattaaaaatcccCACCGTAATATGTGGGAATTAAAACCCGAGTATCGTCATTATAAAACTGATGAAAAACCAGCTGATGGTGTAAAGGAAGAATCTGAGGATTCTAATTAA
- the LOC123261140 gene encoding 60S ribosomal protein L30-like yields the protein MVAQKKQKKAMESINSRLALVMKSGKYVLGYKQTLKSLRQGKAKLVIIANNTPPLRKSEIEYYAMLAKTGVHHYTGNNIELGTACGKYFRVCTLSITDPGNSDIIKSMPTGDQA from the exons ATGGTTGCACAAAAGAAACAA aAAAAGGCGATGGAGAGCATCAACTCGAGGCTCGCGTTGGTGATGAAATCGGGTAAATACGTTTTGGGGTACAAGCAAACATTAAAATCTCTCAGACAAGGCAAAGCTAAGCTTGTGATCATCGCCAACAATACTCCACCATTgag aaaatcaGAAATCGAGTACTACGCAATGTTGGCCAAGACTGGAGTTCACCATTATACTGGCAACAACATTGAACTCGGTACAGCTTGCGGTAAATACTTCAGAGTTTGTACTCTCTCAATCACCGATCCGGGTAACTCAGATATTATTAAATCCATGCCAACCGGCGACCAAGCATAA